The uncultured Paludibaculum sp. sequence GCTTCATTCATTATATACCTTGACACGCATATACGCGGAGATGTATATCAAGAGGGTGGAATCTGTTTTTGAGATCATTGCGGAGCCGAACCGCCGCGCGATACTGAGCCTCCTGGTTTCGTCACAACAGTCGGTTGGCGAGATTGAGCGTCATCTTCGTATGCCGCAGCCGACCGTGTCGAAGCATCTCCGAGTGCTGCGAGATGCCGGGTTCGTGGAATCCACCGTGGACGCACAGCGCCGCCTTTACCGGTTGAAACCGGAACCACTGCAGGAGGTGGATGCCTGGTTGGCTCCGTTCCGCCGCTTCTGGTCCGCCCACCTGGATGCTCTCGAACGCCACCTCGACCGCATGGATCAAGCAACACCAGCACCAGCGGAAAAAAAGACAAGGAGAAGAAGATGAACGATCGCGAGCAGTACACACCAGGTCCGGCCAACGGGGCACGGGTACAAAAGGACGGAGAGAAGTGGACACTCGTCCTCGTTAGGGAACTTCGGCACTCCCCGGAGAAAGTCTGGAAGGCGCTGACCGAGCCGGAGCACCTGCGCGAGTGGGCGCCCTTTGACGCCGATAGAAGCCTGGGCACGGCTGGAACCACGGTGCAGCTCACCACGGTGGGAGCGCCCACGACAATGGTCTCCGAGACAAAAGTGACGCGCGCCGACGCTCCCAAGGTGCTTGAGTACAGCTGGGGAGGCCAGGACATCCGGTGGGAACTCGAAGCCTCTGGTGGAGGCACGCGCCTCACGCTCTGGCACAACATCGATCGCCGCTTCATCTCGTGGGGCGCCGCGGGCTGGCACCTCTGCTTCGACGTGCTTGACCGGTTCCTTACGGGTGAGCCGATTGGACGCATCGTCGGCCCGGAGGCCATGAAGTTCGACGGCTGGCAGCGATTGACCACCGAGTACGCAAAGCAGTTTGGCGTGGAACCCCCCGGTTGGTCGCCCATGGCCGCGAAGCCCTGAAGCAGGAGAGGAGAACCCCCATGGAATCAGCCCTGCGGAACCCGGCCCTGGTGGCCGCGCGGATCAACCCCAAGGCCGCGGCCATCGTCTACTGGATCGTCACCGCCCTCTTCTGCCTGCAGATGAGCTTCACCGCTTATGCGCAACTCTCCCTGCCGCAGGTGGCGGAGGCGTTTACCCGGCTCGGCTTCCCGGCCTACTTCCGGGTGGAACTCTCCTGCGCCAAGCTCCTCGGCGTAGTGCTGTTGCTTGCGCCTGTGCCCCAGCGACTCAAGGAGTGGGCCTACGCTGGCTTCGCCATCAACCTCGCCTCGGCGCTCATCGCTCACCTCTCGGTGGGCGATGGCCCGGAGGCGTGGGGCTGGGCGGCGGCCACGGGTGCGCTGTGGGGGCTCTCGTATTTCTGCTGGCGCCGCCGACAGGCCACGCCGGCCAGCGCCTCACCGCGCGCCTGCGACGGCCTAGGTTGACGCTGAGCGCAGCTAAAATAAGTGCGAGAAATGGAACTGGAAATGAAGAAATCCGAACCGGTGGAATCTGCCTCTGCGCTGATCGACGGGCGAATCAGGGAACTTGGGGACTGGCGCGGGCAGATGCTCGCAAAAATGCGCGCGCTCATACACGAGGCGGACCCCGAGATCGTCGAAGAGTGGAAGTGGATGGGGACGCCCATCTGGTCCCACGCGGGCATCATCTGCACGGGGGAGACGTACAAGAGCGTCGTCAAGATGACATTTGCCAAGGGAGCTGCGTTGAAGGACCCTTCCGGTCTGTTCAACTCCAGCCTCGACGGGAATGTCCGGCGC is a genomic window containing:
- a CDS encoding metalloregulator ArsR/SmtB family transcription factor, whose translation is MYIKRVESVFEIIAEPNRRAILSLLVSSQQSVGEIERHLRMPQPTVSKHLRVLRDAGFVESTVDAQRRLYRLKPEPLQEVDAWLAPFRRFWSAHLDALERHLDRMDQATPAPAEKKTRRRR
- a CDS encoding SRPBCC family protein, translating into MNDREQYTPGPANGARVQKDGEKWTLVLVRELRHSPEKVWKALTEPEHLREWAPFDADRSLGTAGTTVQLTTVGAPTTMVSETKVTRADAPKVLEYSWGGQDIRWELEASGGGTRLTLWHNIDRRFISWGAAGWHLCFDVLDRFLTGEPIGRIVGPEAMKFDGWQRLTTEYAKQFGVEPPGWSPMAAKP
- a CDS encoding DoxX family protein; protein product: MESALRNPALVAARINPKAAAIVYWIVTALFCLQMSFTAYAQLSLPQVAEAFTRLGFPAYFRVELSCAKLLGVVLLLAPVPQRLKEWAYAGFAINLASALIAHLSVGDGPEAWGWAAATGALWGLSYFCWRRRQATPASASPRACDGLG
- a CDS encoding DUF1801 domain-containing protein codes for the protein MKKSEPVESASALIDGRIRELGDWRGQMLAKMRALIHEADPEIVEEWKWMGTPIWSHAGIICTGETYKSVVKMTFAKGAALKDPSGLFNSSLDGNVRRAIDIHEGENIDEAALKDLIRTAVALNLMGKSKPKSRRASSKRAG